The sequence AGATAATTTTCCAGCTTCAAGGGctacacaaacaaaaagaaacacatacAAGAAGACCTTTTCAGGCAGACACCCTTTAGGTAGGACTTCTGGGAACTGGGAAACCTTGAAGAGCAACCCAACATGACTGGAATGGTTTTGGTCTGAATTTCAAGAGAGCTCTGGTTTGGCAGAGAAGACAAATTTGATTCCCTCCTCAGCACAGGGACACCTCAGATGCTTCCCAACCACACTGCCATGCTGGGATGCACCAGATGCACCTTCCCAAGAGAAGGAAACTTGGGAATTGCTGAGCTCACATTTTTATCATGGCATCAGGAGTTTTATGACCCTCTTCTGCCTGTCCACAGGTTTTCAAAGATCTTGTTACCACTCCAAATATTTCTAGCTCAGAAGCCTACAAACAATTCTATGAAGCAACTTCTTCATAAATAAAGTCCTGCTTTATTACAATCCTAATTCCACAAGCACTTTAAAGAGATTTTACTTGGGTTTTtaggtgttggggtttttttttccttaaactgATCTGCaccattttaaagcaaaagaaaaatagaaagcaaCAGTGATgcccctgctgcttctctggaggagagagagggaaaagataCTAGGGAAAAAACAAGTTTACATCTCAAATCCAGACtctgcttttaataattttaagcaCAGCATTAAGATCCATGGATttgacatgaaaataaaaagaataaatctctctttttcatAATTGAACCAGGATGCTGATCTTGCCACAGTGCAATTCATGGTTCTTCAGCCAGGTCAACAACAGCAACAGGTTTTCAGGTGCAAGCCTGAAGTGCTGCACTAGCAGTTAGTGATGCTAAAATACATTTGCCTCCCTGCTTATTCCTAAATTATTGAACCTAAATCCTAATCACACCAAATACATTCCTGGATGGGAAGTAATTCCAGTGGggaaaaggaataaattaaGAACTGTGCTGGCTGCCATTTCAGTGGCTCAAGGgaccttttttctcctgttaggGATGAGGGGTTTGATTCAGCTAAAAtgtgcaaagaaaaaggaagtctCCCAGGCGAGGGAAGTATCACCAGTTCACTGCAGACACCAGGGAAATCCTTAGGGATTGACTCCTTTAATCCGTTTTCTTGTCGGAAGCCTCCGTGGCTCTCCCAGCACTGATTCCATTGGCCACACCATTGCTTtcaaactggaaagaaaagacatcAGGATTAATGGgatggcaaggaaaaaaaaagacccaaccCCAGAAGAGTTGGTGAAGGGAATGACTTTTGGAAGCAAAGCCTCTGGAGGAACCTGCAGGAAGAACCAAAGTGGTGGTGCCTCTAACTCCAGCTCTGGGAGGAAAGGATGAGGGCAGAGCCAACACGGACatcttggctttgttttttgaagagatgagcagcagatgcaggatctgcagagctggaaggctGTCACCCCAACACGAGTGGCAGAGCTTTGAGccacctgctgtgctgtgccccTTGCTGGgcttcctccttctctggaagAGCAGCCACTCATGGccagaaaatcagaaattcaCTCCCATGTTCCCAAGATTGGGTGCAGCTCCTGTCCTTCCAAGCCCTACCAGAAGCTGTCTTGAAGCCACTCTTTTGACCTGCCCCAGAACAACCCTCTTTCCTAAGaaaccacccaaaaaaaaagtctgtacaACACCCAACTATTCACTCTCGTGTGGTGCCCACCCCAAGTGCCCACTGGGTACTTTATCCAGACTTTTCCCTCCTGAGTTAAATCCATAATTCATCTTACTCTGTAAATTCCCAGCTCATCCTCCTGATCTCTTTTGGTGCCTGAAGGTGCCCGTGGATTTCCAGTGGTGGCTCCTTGGCCTCCTCCTGTGGTTGTTCTCTCTTCCACAGCTTTCTTGGGCCAAACCCGCTTGATGAAGGGCGCGATGACGGGGTAGATGTAGGGCTCCAGGAACTTCTTGTAGACCCAGAGGAGAACAGGAATGACAATACAGGGAATGCACACCATGGCTTCCTCTTCCTTTGTGGCaaggctggagaggggagggggaaaaaaaagcccacaactCAGGATGACATTGTTTGGAAGCCATGAGCTAAGAGAAGTGCAATAATCAGTAAGGGTTGTAGTTGATGTGCAGATGAGGGGGGATGGTTTTAAtatggaagaggggaggtttgggttggacATGGAGGAAGAAACTccttgctgtgagggtggtgagacatgggttgtccagggaagctgtgggagccccatccctggaagtgctcaaggccaggctggccttccccaggctgaacaccccagctctcccagcctgtctccagagcagagctgctccagccctcccagcatctccggggcctcctctggactctctccagcagctccatgtccttcctgtgctggggaccccagccctggccccagccctgcaggggggtctcagcagagcagagcagaggggacaatcccctccctggccctgctggccacgctgctggggatgcagcccaggacacggggggtttctgggctccagcgcacggtgccggctcatggggagcttctcatcacccagcacccccaaggcctgctcctcagggctgctcctggTTCATCCCACACCTGTGCCCGGGATGCAGCCGCTGGAATCccacccccgccccgcccgctcCCGGGTAACGGAGCCGCGGGCAGCGAggccagcccggcccggccccggggagCCCCAGGCGAGGGCTCGGGAAGGGATCCCGGGGAACGGCCCGTCCCGCCGCGCTCACCTCAGGGAACCGCCGCCGCCACCGGCCCCCGCCGCACCGGAACCGACCCCACGCTTCCGGCGGGTCACGTGGCGGAACGGGAAATGCGTCATCCCCGGGAACAGGCTCCTCCCGCCACCGCCTCCCGGGACCCCCGGGCACCTCCTCCCTCGCATGGAAACACTCCCGGGGGCCTCTtcccagcctcctcttcctcccacagCTCTTAAAATCGCCCGCCCACCGCCCCTCCAGAATCCTCCCCGCTGAGGGGCCGGGCTCTGAGCGCGGCACCTCCTTCCCTCGGGGCTCCGGGACGGGAGACCCCCCGGGAGCCaggggcagcccccccagggaGCCCCCCCAAGGAGCCCAGGGGCAGCCCCCCCAAGGAGCCCAGGGGCAGCCCCCCCAAGAGCACAGGGGCAGCCCCCCCAAGGAGCCCAGGGGCAGCCCCCTCCAAGGAGTCCCCCAAAGAGCACAGGGGCAGCCCCCCCAAGGAGCCCCCCAAGGAGCACAGGATCCCCCCAGGCAGGTGGTAGAACAGAGACCTCTCCCCCGAGAAGCAGACACAGCCACTCTGTAACTTTTACTTTTATTCCCGTACAGCCCTACTCCCGAGCCAGGAgcttctgcttcttcagcttcttctgggatatctgaaagaagagaagaggagggagaTGAGAGAGCAGGGCCCTCCAGCTTCCCGCCCAACAGCTGGGAAAGAAGCTGGAGACACCTCAATCCCCTGGGAGAAACGCTGAGGAGTTACTTGACTAAACCTCCCCCAGCGTGGCGTTGACGGGAAGGTTGCTCAGAAAGAACCATCACGTTTGTCACGGGTGTTCCAAAGGTGTGCCAAGACTGTCATCACAGCAACCCTTCCCATCTCCTGCAGGGCCACTGGGGGCAGCCGGGCTGACAACACTTGGtacctttttcttctgagcGACCTCCTCCTCGGGCTTGGGGACGATCTGCTCCTTCTCGGTGAGGATCATCTCGATGTGGCAGGGGGAGCTCATGTAGGGGTTGATCCTGCCGTGCGCCCGGTAGGTGCGTCGGCGCATCTTGGGGGCCTTGTTCACCTGGATGTGCTCGATCACCAGGGAGTCCACATCCAGGCcctggggagggatggaaacACAAACCTGGGACTTCTCTCCCAACAACTCACCATCCACACCTTAAATAAACCGCCACCGATGGCtcagagaaaaacatctttttcatGGTTACTCCAAAGGTGTCCTAAGATTGTCATCACTGCCATCAGCTGCCAAaccaggagcacagcacagagacacaaagtGGCCACGAGTCCACAGGTCCCGCTGTGCTTTGTGTCTGGAAGGCTCCACATGACTGTTTCACCCACAAAGGAGGCCTGGCCCTGCCCCCTTGCCCACCTTGAGCTCGGCGTTGCTCTCTGCATTCTTCAGCATGTGCAGCAGGAACTCGGCGCTTTTCTTGGGCCACCGGCCCTGGGTCCAGCCCCACTGCTTGGCCTGCAGGGAAGCACAGGATGCtttgggaagggaccttcaagatcatctagttccaacccacctgcacgggcagggacacctcccaccagaccaggctgctcaaagccccatccaacctgcccttcaacactgccagggatggggcagccacagcttccctgggcaacctgggccagggtctcatcaccctcacagccaagaatttcctcctcatgtccaacctaaagcaccctcttccagtttaagaccattccctcttgtcccatcactccctgctccttccttcccctgcccaaGCCTGGGCAGCCCATGGCAGCCACCCAACCCAAGCAGGGACATCAGCTGAGAGGCTGAACCAGCAGGAGCCCCTACCAGAGCAAAaagttctctttttctcctgccACAACCCAACCTCCCCTTAACACACCACCAACCATTACTTTTTGAGGAGACCACAACTAAAACCTGATCAAGGACTCAACACTGCCAACACCTGCTACATTTGCAGGGCTAGAATCAAGAAAcacccttttcctccctctcttcatTTCAGATGGAATGACCACCACtctcacccccacccccccagtcCCACCAGCAGTCCCACAagtcccaccagccccagccccacctctACCAACaatcccaccagccccagccccaccccCAACCCCACCCCCAGTCCCACAagtcccaccagccccacccccacccccagtcCCACAaatcccaccagccccagccccagtcCCACACCCACCCCCAACCCCACCCCCACAAGTCCCACCAGCCCCAGTCCCACAAGTCCCACCAGCCCCAGTCCCACCCCCACCACCAACCCCACCCCCAGTCCCACAAGTCCCACCAGCCCCAgtcccacccccacccccacccccagtcCCACAagtcccaccagccccagccccaccagtcccaccaccagccccagtCCCACAAACCCCACCCCCACCCCGAGTCCCACAAGTCCCACCAGCCCCAGTCCCACAAGTCCCACCAGCCCCAgtcccacccccacccccaaccCCACCCCCAGTCCCACAAGTCCCACCAGCCCCAGTCCCACCCCCACCACCAACCCCACCCCCACCCCGAGTCCCACAAGTCCCACCAgccccagtcccacccccccacccccagtcCCACAAGTCCCACCAGCCCCAgtcccacccccacccccaccaaGAGACCGAGCCCCAGTCccaccaccccccagcccccccaggggGCTCCCCCAAGCGCAGCTCCCGCGGGCTCACCTGCGCGCACCGCCCCACCCCCCCGTTGTAGCGCCGGAAGGGGACACACTGCTTCTTCAGGGTGACATCCTTCAGGTACTTGGTGGCCTTGCGGATGTGCATGCCCTTGATGGCCTGGGCGGTCTCACGGGTGTTCTACCAACACAAGGAGCACAGCAcctcctgctcagcacagctctccaggcCACCCGGGGAACAAAGAACCCCCTCCTCTCTGTCCTCCAGCCTCTTCTTTCTGACACAAACTCACTTTAAAACAAGCCCTCCCAccccaaaaataaaattaaagggtATTAACgaggcttttatttttgctaacCTCCTTTTCCAACCCTTGGGACAACTCCTGCTCtactcctcctgcagctctggcacaTCTTTATTAGTTCCTACCTAATCACTTGATCCTTCCAACCCAGCAAAATTCCAGTTCGGAAAATTTATGCTTTTCATAGCTCCTCTGTGGCCACTCATCCAAGAAAACCAGGAGCCTGAAGACTGAATTCCTACTGAAACGTGAAATGTGGCACCTCAGAGGAGATGAGAAAACAAGGTACAAAAAATCTACTCGTCCCTGTAAAGGaatcttaaaggaaaaagaaaaatgaaggatgAAGTAGAATCGGGAGTGTAACTTTCATCCTCCCTGATCACAACAAAGGAGCAAACCAGAACAACTGAaacctcctcccagcagcaccgAGCAGGAAAAGCACCTCCCCGGCTTTGCTGTCAACTCATCCCAGTTCTGAATTCCTAGACCTTTCCCAGAGGAATCCACGTCCCCACATCACATACCTCCCCCTCCACACTACCTGACCAGCAGCGGGATCGTACGAACCCGATTTTTTCCTTCCAACCGACCCGAAGGCGAAAAGAAACGAAACTATTATCTAACAATCCTTTAATTCTTCCTCCTAAATTCACTGCAGCTCTAttacttaaaagtattttatcaTCTAAGCCAGACACGAAGCTTTTTAGGACGCACTATCCTGATTTTGATTCTGTGGACAGAACAAGCACAGGCCATAAACTCAACGAGCACCTCTAAGGACCCACgtcactttaaaaaaagcctctttaaaaaaggaaaccagcAAGATCAACCCAAAGAAACCCCCCCTAAACCCACACGAGTCTGCAGGTCCCACTGCCCACCTTGAAGTGCACCCGCAGGTTGGACCCTCGGGACTTGCAGGCTGAGGAGACAAAAACAGACCGACAACCCTGGGCATGAAAACCTCCCGGGCTTGGGAGAAGTTCTCCCCGGCGAAGCCCCACAAGGAAAACAACTCACACTTCGTGGGGTTCTCCGGATCCAGGGAGTAACGCACCATTTTGGGAGCTCAGCTGcgaaaaaacaaaacacaaaagacaAGGAAACAATTAAAACAACCCCATCTTAAGCTTCTGCCACAGACACGCGGATTCTTCCCCCTCCCGGCGACCCGGATCCGAGGGAGCTGCTCAGAAATCACAGTTTCTTTTCACGCTTTAATCCAAAGGTGTCCTAAGAAAGTCATCACCGCAGCCACGGCCTCTCCCGCcaccccggccccgccgcctccggCCCGTCCTCccgccgcgccggccccgccgaTACCGAGGGCGTCCGGTGAGGTGAAGCGAGGGGGACTGAGCCCGCGCCCCTTCGTCGCCTCCCCGGGGCGCCCTGGGCGGGATGGAGCCGGATGGGGACAGGatggggctggatggggagCAGGCCCGGCCCGCCATGGCTGCCTCACCTCAGGGCGgcggggggaagggaggagcgGGGCACGCCGGGAGCGCGAGAGCCGCCAGATCCCGCGAGAGAAGCCAGATCCCGCGagagcgcggcggggcggggcgggagcgtCTGCGAAGTGCCCGCCCGTGCGGGGCGGGGACGGGCCTGGGGGGGCCGGGCTCTgagacccccagccctgccatccccccagccctgccccgtgtccctcagcaccacatcgacacggcttggaaacccctccagggatggggactccagccctgccctgggcagcctgggccagggcctgacaaaccttgccagcaagaaatgctgcccaagatcccatctcagcctcccctggcaccactggagcccatttcctcttgtcccatcccttgttcctggggagcagagcccgacccccctggctccaacctcctctcaggcagctgcagagccagcaggtctcccctcagcctcctttgctccaggctggacacccccagctccctcagctgctcctcctcacacttgtgctccagccccttccccagctcccttgcccttctctggacacgctccagcccctccatctccttgTCCCaaggggcccagacctgaccccaggattccagggGCCCGGCACAGCTCCGGGGACGCGCGGCGGGAGCCACGGGAGATGA is a genomic window of Apus apus isolate bApuApu2 chromosome Z, bApuApu2.pri.cur, whole genome shotgun sequence containing:
- the LOC127395468 gene encoding UPF0729 protein C18orf32 homolog, whose protein sequence is MVCIPCIVIPVLLWVYKKFLEPYIYPVIAPFIKRVWPKKAVEERTTTGGGQGATTGNPRAPSGTKRDQEDELGIYRFESNGVANGISAGRATEASDKKTD
- the RPL17 gene encoding 60S ribosomal protein L17, which translates into the protein MVRYSLDPENPTKSCKSRGSNLRVHFKNTRETAQAIKGMHIRKATKYLKDVTLKKQCVPFRRYNGGVGRCAQAKQWGWTQGRWPKKSAEFLLHMLKNAESNAELKGLDVDSLVIEHIQVNKAPKMRRRTYRAHGRINPYMSSPCHIEMILTEKEQIVPKPEEEVAQKKKISQKKLKKQKLLARE